TGTCTATTCAGTAACTTATGGCTATCTTCCCTATATATTGGGGATAGTATTTCCACTTTATAATCGTTTTGGTACACTACTTTACACCACCTCATCTATATTGTAGATTGTAAGTAAGTGCAGAAGTCCGCCCTAAACTCTTATAACCATGACAATTTTCCTCTTAAAACTAAATTCCATTGCATTGTCATCTCGAACTTTAAAGTGAAGTAACTTCCCTTTTTGCGACTTCTTAAAAATGAGGTTCCTCCATACTATTTCAATCCTTCTAgtcatttttcttcttcctctcctcTTTTCTCCTTTCCCTGTCTTCCTCTTCCAACCAGAATCTACTTGTTCGACCTGCTGTTGGCTCTTATATTGGAAAGAGGGCAGAGGAGGAGCAGGAAGAGAGAAGATAAGAAAAATAAACAGCATGAGATGGTGAAGGGGGTGATAGACTTCATGGGCTAGGCTGAGGCAACCAATACGTGGATCTTAgtgaaaacaaaagaaaaagaacctcCAATGGCAGCCTGGATAGAGGGAGTTAGGTGAGGTTGGCAGCGGGCTATATTGTTGAGAATTAGCAACAACAGAAATAGGAGGATGACAACATAGGGGAGAAGAATTTGATTATTAACTGAAGGCTGCCATGGTGGTGGGAGtagtaaaaagaagaagaaggaagggGAAAAATAAAAACTGGTAGGAGGTTTTGTGTCCCTGGTTTACCTCAACCTTATCTGTGGGATGTTTTAAGAAAGAGGCTGTTAACTACACCTTTTAAGTTTAAGAATGAAAGTGGTAAATGATTTAGTTTAAGAGGAAAATATAACAGTTGTAGAAGACTTAGTGACATTTGTTCTCCACAGCTTGGTTTTCCTTTTTGAAATGTAAGTATGTGATCAGttgcttttctttttgaaacCAAGTACTGGGACCactatcttctttttcttctgtgAACCTTGAGAGAAATATCGGAgaagaatattattgaattgtgttcCTACGTTATTACACAGATTTATAGTcactacaatacaatcctttaccaagtaggatactatttactatttctattcctattactattcctattcctattctaagtaggattgtatacacttattcctattctaacactcccctCAAGCTAgtgataccatgtgagaaatattgaAGAAGAATATGATTGTATtggagaccctatttatagtcACTACGATACAATCTTTTACCATGtaggatactatttactatttcttttcctattcctattcctattctaagtaggattgtatatacctattcctattctagcAAACCTTATATATCAAAATGGTGAAAGAGTTATGCAAATGATGGATTTAATGGAGTCCCTTGTGGTATTTCGTTGGAGATTCTAAAGAAGGTATTTCAAACTGGAACTTCAAGAGTAATGCCACTTCCTGATGAGCAGTCGATAACTGTATGAAAATATTACGTAGAAATCTTTTTTATGTTCATAGCTTCTTGAGTTAACATTCCTGTTTCATTGTGTACTTTCTTATTAGGCAAGCGTCGACCGTGGAGAGCCTTTCTGTTATATGGCCCACCTGGAACTGGAAAGTCGTACCTAGCAAAAGCTGTTGCTACAGAAGCAGATTCAACCTTTTTCAGGTAAGATGAAACTGGTCTGTGAGATTCAGGTTCTTCTGCATTTCATTTTATTAAATGGCAAAGGATATATGTGTTAATGTTCCTTCTTATCCATTTCCCCTTGCATCACTTTGGAACTCTCTACCTTCAAGAAAAGATATGCTCTCAATTCCTCTTAGTGGGAAAGCCTTGTGTATATCTTAGTGTCGATTATTGTTAAAGTGCAATAACATTAAATAGAAGTAAAAGGTAAGGACCATGCACAGTGGAAACATCTGCTTGTTATCCAATTCCCTTTGATCATTCTCCCGCACTCAAGCATGCAAAAAAACAGTGTCTGGGAGAGGAAGGGTTTGGGAGACCAGAAATCAATATTTATCTGCCTAGTATCTTCGACTGCTTTAACAGGCAAACATCAAGCGTTTGAAATTCTCCTGTCTTGGCTATGCAGTGTTTCTTCATCAGACCTTGTTTCAAAGTGGATGGGTGAAAGTGAAAAACTTGTGTCAAATCTATTCCAAATGGCCCGAGAAAGTTCTCCTTcaatagtattcattgatgaaattGACTCCCTATGTGGCCAAAGAGGTGAGGGTAGTGAGAGTGAAGCATCAAGACGTATCAAAACTGAGATTCTTGTACAGATGCAGGTAAATTATGTTCTGTGGATAGATTGGAACTGCTTTCTTGATTCTGAAttcttattttcaactatttcGCTACTGGCAGAATTATTCCTAAGCAAACTCGTCAGCCTTTTTGCTTGGAGAAACATAGGAATAGTAGTTAGATATTACTCATTATATCCTGGTTTGGTTTGGGATTTGAGAAAAAACTATATTCAATAGGATAGGGGTTCGAGTCTTCATTTGGTTTGGGATTTGAGAAAAAACTATATTCAATTGGATAGGGGTTTGAGTCTTCAttttctatcttttatttttggataGATGAAGTTCAGAGTGTTTTTAAGCAATTGTGCTGGAGTTGAGAGATCTCAGGTTTTGGTGCTTCCTTTGGCTTTGAATACCATTACAACCTAATGGTATGATCCTTAAGAAATTGAGGGAAATTCCTTCAGCTTCCTTTCCTCTTGACAATGCTTTTGGGTTCTGGGAACAGACGTCACTTTCGATAATTTTCAGCCTCTTTTGTTCTTTAACATTTCTAAGTCATCATGCAACATAAAGCCCTTTCATTCTACCATTCCCTACCCTTGTTTGCAGTGcattttcagaattttgaaCTCTATAACTACTGTGAACTTGTCTTGCATCAGGAATGTTTCATTACAGATATAAATTTCTCTGATTCTCGTCTACACTCGGAGCTTGCAAAAATGAGTTTAACTAAAGATTATTTAAggattttcttaaaataacTGGAAATGGACCATGCTCTTTGTAGaaatttttcaataaatttcaaaatacttttcaatATTGCTTTAGGCTGACTATCTTCAATGCCTTCTAGGGTGTAGGGCACGATGATGACAAAAAAGTTCTTGTTCTTGCAGCGACAAACACTCCGTACTCATTAGACCAGGTTAGAAGGGCCTTTCAACACTCTTTAATTCATTCTAGAGCTATTTCTCCTTTCCTGTCTAACGTGTAGCTTTCCCAGGCTATTAGACGGAGATTTGACAAAAGAATATACATCCCCCTACCAGATTTGAAGGCAAGGCAGCACATGTTCAAGGTACATGGGAATATTTTAAGCTATCAGGAATCCTCCTGGAGCATTGGTCTCTGGTGTTACAACATACTAATCTTATTATGTTCATGAGCAGGTACATTTAGGAGACACTCCTCACAACTTGACAGAAAGTGATTTTGAGCAACTAGCTCGGAAAACAGAAGGTTTTTCAGGTTCAGACATTTCTGTGTGTGTAAGTATCATAGTTTTAGCTGAAAAAACAGTTTTTGAAGCACTACTGTGTTTTTATTGAGTACTAGCTGGTCTGATATCCCAAGCAAATCAGTCAGCAATCTTTCTCAAAGGTGGCTGAAGTTGCTTTTTTTTTCTCATCCTCCTCCAATTGACAGGTAAATGAAGTCTTGTTTGAACCTGTACGTAAAACTCAAGATGCTGAGTTTTTCATCAAGACTAGTGATGGGTTGTGGGTGCCTTGTGGACCTAGACAACCAGGTGCCATTCAGACTAATATGCAGGAGCTTGCAGCAAAAGGCCTAGCTTCAAAGGTAATGACATAGACTGCTTCTGGCAGATCTGCTGACTACAGTCTGATATAATTGTAGCCATGCCTTATATGATGGCCACCTATATTGTGTCGTGGGTATTTCCCAAATGAACTGCATACAACATGCAGTTGAAATTTGTGTGATACTTAACACTGCAGATGCGATGATCTCACAACAAGATTACAATAAGACATGGTAGAAGCCCAAATAGTTTTTTCTATATATCAATAGCCTTCCTTACTAGACTTTATTTTTACTTCCCCCATGAGAGTTATTTATGTGGATAGTCTCTGTATTCAGATAGGACATTAAAACAGTCACACCCTCTTTATGTAAAAAACTTTAGGGGGGAAAGTTGGGGGTGGCTTTGAGCCATAGAAGGTGATCCACAGCATTCCCTACCTAAATTTCTCTGAATATGTTCCTTGAAGCTCTTCCAAGTCCCTTAGGATCTGAAACTTATCAGAAGTGAAAATGAAGAGTTgttccaagaaattttgaagaTCTTACGGGGCCTCCTGATCCTTCGCCCCTACCTTGATCCAACAGGCCAGCACAAAAGTTTCATGACTAACCTGCATAAAGTTGAGCAGATCGGACTCCAAAAATGCCCGATAAatccaaattttatttaaaagaagGATGAATTAAAGTTTGCTGTGGAAGTAGATATTGAAAAGCTCCAAGTTTTATGCTGTCTGCAAAGTTGCTTATTAAACtattaaaaaatttcattagTGAAGCTCTTAAACGAGGATATTATACTTCTATGTGGCAATTGAATGGGCAGGATATCCCTCGTATTATTTCTTGACTCAAGAGTTTGACAACTTCCGGATTATTTATGATAAGCATGTCCTACTATAAGTCAGTTCAGACTCATCTTACCCACATTATTATTCTGTCAAGTGTATGGTTCTTGTGAGTAGCTTGTCTTTCTGGAGAATCTTTTAGGACCAACTTTCTGCTAATGCAAGTATGGTTGTTTGTTGATACCAATTATTGATTGGTACTGTTGCAGATTACACCACCACCAATCAGCATAAGGGATTTTGACAGAGTGCTATGGAAACAGAAGCCAACAGTAAGCAAAGCAGATCTTGAGGTGCATGAGAGATTCACGAAGGAATTCGGTGAGGAAGGATGAAGGATCTTTGGTTTGCTATATAATTATGTAACTACTATAGCAGTAAAATATTTCGGATTTAGTCATCACTTCAATAAAAACCTAACAGTGTGATAAAGAGAAATAATCAGCTGGTGTTTAGTGATTACTGTTTTTGCTTTGTACAGCTCGATGTTAGTTTGTCAAAAAgcattttatgaaattttacATGTTAAGACTATCGTACACTGGTAAAGGATTATCAATATGCCTGATAGTATGAAAGAAATGTTGTTTTTGTGTTTACAAGCACATTTTATGTTCCCTTTTCCACCCTCTTTCTCTTTCGTTTTTCGTTGTCAGCCCTTTGCCTGTTGTTGAGGTACATATAATGGGACTTCTCCCTATAATAAGTGAAGTGTGAAGCATTCAGATTTGATGTTTAGATGTTTACAATCCAATAATCCTCCCTCTTGCCATTCATCAATATTTCTTGTTAGGCCTTTGAAAAACTCCATATGATCTCTCATCTCTACATGCGTTTGAAGAAGTGTTGTTAACAGTTTTTGTGATGGTGTTTCTCTTATTATCTCCACTTTTTCCTGGAAAATGACTACCGTCATACCAAACACTCTGGTTTAGACACTTTATGTTTGAGGAATCAACTTTTTGAGCCTTTGAACTGTATTCATATTAGTACTAGAAAAAATGGAAGATAGTGGTAAATCATTTGCAGTTCTACATGTGTGTTTCTCCATTAAGAATTAAATATCATTAGGACAATTTACAAGATTCTGCAATATAGAGTGTCTCACTTCATGACCTTCAAAACTGGCTCAGTCATTTAAGCAGTGAACGATCTCATCTCTCTGATCTTCTATATAACGATTAAACTGGTAAAACTTACCCACATTGGGCGTTTACACTAAACCAATGGAGGCATGACATGTGTTTGAAGATACACAATTATCACTTAACCATGGTTAAAATTGATGTATATTTCATCTAGTCTGTCTTTTCTACAATATTCTAGCTGTTCCCGGTCGACCTCTGCTGTATTTTGGAGGATTTGTCTTAGCAACATCAACTGTTATCATCCAGCCATTGATAATCTGTGTACATAAAATCAACAAacttgtcatttttttttgaaactggtaaTTTTCAACAAACTTAAAACTTATCATTTCTGTTAAGCACAAATGATTTTTTGAAAGTAAATAAGCACATTGTTCCAAAATTACCTTGCCATTCATCTCTTTGAGAGCAGCACTTGCTGCCTCCAGTGTTGTGTACTCGACAAATGCATAACCTTTCGATCTCTTAGAAATTTTGTCCATGATGATTTTAACTGTTAGGATAAAGAGAGATTTATGAGCAAATTATTTTCTTACCAACTATATTATGAAGAAGCATAACCACCTTCAACAAGTTCACCATAGCCTTCAAATGCTGCACGTAACGTTTTCTCAGATGTATAGAATGACAAACCTGTCCATAAAAAGTGCATTGCAAATAGTTAGGTCATGAAAAAGCAACTCTGAAGCAATGTAATCTCTTGAGCCAAATGGAAGAGGAGTAATTTATTATTCCctccgttttaatttgtttgtcctgTTTTGACTTGGTACAAAgtttaaaaaagtaaagaaaacgTTAGAATCTTgtggttttaaattaaaaataagcaGATCTTGTGGTctaaaaagttgtcaaaaaaaggaaagatgCACTCTTTTTTAAATGaactaaaaaaaagtaagacaaacaaattaaattagaGGGAGTATCATGCAATAAATAAACACCACTTTTTGGAGGTGAATTTAAACTTGCAACTTACCAGTCACAAAAAGCTTCTTGGTTCTAACATCTGCTTCCCCATTTGATGCTGCAGATTCCTGAGAATCTTCACTCAGCTTCAAATTCCCACCTGAGATAAACCATGACTATTTTCATACTTTCCCAAAATGAAGATACAGCATGTAATTAGTTAATTACCAAAATTTTAGGACAGAACAGCAGAAGATAATACtactttcttttgttttctttgtgAGAGAAGATAACACCATTGTCCATTTCAAATTGTTTGTCTTACTTACCTTTTTACTTTGTTTCTAAAAGAATGTCTCTTTACTTTTTTTGGTAACTCTTTTATTCTAACTTGGcatgtttaagatcacaagattaATAAGTATTTAAGTACTATCTatagtttaagaccacaagttCAAAAGTCTTTAACTTTCTTAAACTCAATATAGAGTCAAaaccagacaaacaaattgaaacggagggataCTCTCTGTTTCAAATTgcttatacaaatacaaatagcCATAGAATTAATCTCTTCACTGATAGAAAGTTGctagagttatttgatacataaggATATAGAACAGAGGAATTTCTAACACAAGGCCAAGTAGAGCTTCCTAGGGGAAAAACAAAATTTCATCTATAAGAAACTTAAATCAAACGGAACTTTTAATACTCCCTcagttttaaaaagaatgacctcctttcctttttagtctgtttcaaaaagaatgacccGTTTCTTTTTTTGGTAACACCTTTCCACATGGCATGTTTCAggccacaagattaaagggcatttttgtatatttgacataaatttaatttaggACCACAAGATTgaaaagtcttctttattttcttaaactccatGCCAAGTCAAGCCAGGTCATTCTtcttgaaacggagggagtacctCGTTTTACCAATTGATATTCAAGAGCAGAGACCTCTCTCACTCAAAAGAACATGCACAggaaaatttgaaagaaaacaatTCTTTAAGTTGAATTAATCCTGATATACTCTATCCTTTTTTGTTCAAATGACTTCCTGATATAATACATTACTATGTCAAAATAGAGAAATGtcaataattttatgacatttCACGGTCATGCCTTTCATTTTGCTATTTATTATTCTAGGCTACCCAATCTTCAACATCAGAGATGTAACATTCAACAGGTTAAAGTCGGATATAATATCAAACCTCCATAGTCTTTATTGTccgagtcaaaattttcatctggCTGAATAGATAGAACACCAGGCACTCCTGCGAGACATTTACTGGCACTGTTAAAACATTTATTATGTATTACAGGTAAGATTACTAGTTGACATGATATCCTCACCAGTTAATTCTTGAGTGCACACCTCATCTAATTCACAACAAAATCCATAATTGGATTGCCAGGACACATGATATAAGCACATCTGTGCATCCTTTTCACTATCAAGAAACCAATCATTCCTTTAGCAAACTGTAAATGATGAAGTGGAAATAACAATATATTAACactctaaaaagaaaaaaacttacTTCCCAAGAACTTTGGTTAGAACTTGAACGTAATAGTCAACCACTGGGCCTTTTCTTATGACTCCAACAGATGGCCTAGCCATACGAACAAGCCAGTGTTTCGAAGTCCCAGACGGAAATAATGAAGAGCCTTCCATGTATGAAGTTGATAGGAAACTTAACTGACCATTTGTGTAGCTATAGTCTTTCACCATCGACTCAAAATCAGGGTCAGGTATAACTGATAGTACCCCAGGCATACCTAGTTTCCAAAAATGTACAAAAATGAAGAAGGAAAAGTTTCAGGCAAACATCCAAAACATATAGTAGTATTTTACAATTTGTATGTACTGGGCTGAATTATGGGACAATAACAATGCCTTCAATCTTGACTGATATATAGCAGAGGTCGTGCAAGAAAGCAAACAAGAAATTTACCAGCAATCTCATCAGCTACCACATCATCAATGTCGCAGCAAAACCCATATGGCAGATTGGAAGAAGcattatatatacacatttGAGCATCCTCCTCACTGTTTCATGAAGAACAGATAGTTGCTAAAAATCAGCACCAACTCACAATGAAACATGACGGACAGTAAAGCCTATGCTCTTCTGAAGTTAtttctatatgatgaaatatCACAATTGGACTCGAGAAACATACATGAGAGACAAGGATGAGAAGAATTATTACTCACAGCTTGAATCCAGAATTAAATGCATGATCATATGCTAGTGGGACTCGTAACCAACTTTAGTTGAGTTGGCAtttcagtttcaaaaaaaaaaaaagttggcaaacatggaagacattgagaaataaaaatgaagcCAATTAAGACAGTCGATCAaatggaagttaggcttggtgcccaatccatccaaaagagaagtagtttcaagtatcttgggtctatcatgcaaggcagcggagagattgacgatgatgtcacacatcgtattggggcagggtggatgaaataaaggctcgcttccggagtgctatgcgacaaaaaggtgccaccacaacttaggggcaagttctacaaagtagtggttagaccggctatgttgtatggggcagagtgttggccagttaagatctctcacattcaaaagatgaaagttgccgagctGAGAATGTTACACCAAGAGCGACacgattagaaatgaggctatttgggacaaggtgggagtggcctcggtggaagacaagatgcggaaaatgcgactgagatggtttgggcatgtgaagaggagagacacagatgccccagtgaggaggtgtgagaggttggtcatggacggttacagaagaggtaggggtaggccgaagaagtattggggagaggtgattagacaggacatgacgcagttacagcttaccgaggacataaccttagataggagggtgtggaggacccacattagggtagaaggctagtacatagtctcgttattcttccctattcgtaggcgcattagcacattacaatttcttgtactctcatttctggtatttctgttattatttattactttctgtactttgattactctattttatctgcgacgctttcattatttattttcctataacgctttgaatttcttaacatTATATGAcccctttttatgcttttttttgagccgagggtctctcggaaacagtcgtcctaccttggtaggagtaaggtctgcgtacactctaccctccccagatcccacgttgtgggattttactgggttgttgttgttgttgttgatcaa
This Solanum dulcamara chromosome 1, daSolDulc1.2, whole genome shotgun sequence DNA region includes the following protein-coding sequences:
- the LOC129899877 gene encoding protein SUPPRESSOR OF K(+) TRANSPORT GROWTH DEFECT 1-like, with product MYSNFKEQAVAFVKQAVEEDNAGNYAKALPLYMNALEYFKTHLKYEKNPKIKEAITQKFVEYLRRAEEIRSVLDEGGGGPTSNGDAAVASRAKSKPKNGGGGEGDDSENVKLRSGLNSAIIREKPNVKWNDVAGLESAKQALQEAVILPVKFPQFFTGKRRPWRAFLLYGPPGTGKSYLAKAVATEADSTFFSVSSSDLVSKWMGESEKLVSNLFQMARESSPSIVFIDEIDSLCGQRGEGSESEASRRIKTEILVQMQGVGHDDDKKVLVLAATNTPYSLDQAIRRRFDKRIYIPLPDLKARQHMFKVHLGDTPHNLTESDFEQLARKTEGFSGSDISVCVNEVLFEPVRKTQDAEFFIKTSDGLWVPCGPRQPGAIQTNMQELAAKGLASKITPPPISIRDFDRVLWKQKPTVSKADLEVHERFTKEFGEEG
- the LOC129899884 gene encoding organelle RRM domain-containing protein 1, chloroplastic is translated as MEVTLPHSSSSSLSIIPTFSAKTLKTHFKFTPNLHNKSSKNLYSFKFCCTCGISRNRATSITASSSSSITHISPSFPNSTTTQRHWMVLMETPPNGVSSKTEVIDYYVETLERVLGSEEDAQMCIYNASSNLPYGFCCDIDDVVADEIAGMPGVLSVIPDPDFESMVKDYSYTNGQLSFLSTSYMEGSSLFPSGTSKHWLVRMARPSVGVIRKGPVVDYYVQVLTKVLGNEKDAQMCLYHVSWQSNYGFCCELDEVCTQELTGVPGVLSIQPDENFDSDNKDYGGGNLKLSEDSQESAASNGEADVRTKKLFVTGLSFYTSEKTLRAAFEGYGELVEVKIIMDKISKRSKGYAFVEYTTLEAASAALKEMNGKIINGWMITVDVAKTNPPKYSRGRPGTARIL